In a genomic window of Salegentibacter salegens:
- a CDS encoding thioredoxin family protein: MSKFGELIDLNIPVLLDFYTEWNEDSKAMSPVLREVAASMGNKAKVIKIDVDKNAQLAEALRVKALPTLMIYKSGEMKWRQTGEQDAATLVGILKEYV; encoded by the coding sequence ATGTCAAAATTTGGAGAATTAATAGATCTTAATATTCCGGTATTGTTAGATTTTTATACCGAATGGAATGAAGATTCTAAGGCTATGAGCCCGGTTTTACGGGAAGTTGCCGCTTCTATGGGCAATAAGGCAAAAGTGATAAAAATTGATGTAGATAAAAATGCTCAACTTGCCGAAGCTCTTCGGGTTAAAGCGCTACCAACGTTAATGATCTATAAATCGGGGGAGATGAAATGGCGGCAAACCGGGGAACAAGATGCTGCAACGCTGGTAGGTATTCTTAAAGAATACGTTTAA
- a CDS encoding metallophosphoesterase, with translation MRWIIFIVFFLFIEIYAYQALKTLTRNNWVIILYFVITAAVLGNFLYQWLAPVEGSVLTGARGYAFGFLLSVLLFKLILTLIMFGEDIFRMGVGGYEKLSSSKGNFSLPSRRKFLSQLAMGLAAIPLASVLYGMYQGKYNFKVLRYTLYFEDLPDAFDGYRLSQISDVHSGSFDNENKIKYGVDLLNEQESDMVVFTGDLVNNEASEMEPWKEMFGQIKAKDGVYSILGNHDYGDYKNWNSSEEKKQNLDTLKETHAKMGWQLLLNEHKFIERNGEKIALVGVENWGAGGFKKEGDLDKAGAGLSEKDFKVLLSHDPSYWQEKIKNDKKNYHLTLSGHTHGMQFGIEIPGWFKWSPVQYRYQNWAGIYEEFGRYINVNRGFGYLAFPGRVGIWPEISVIELKKGSKPA, from the coding sequence ATGCGCTGGATTATATTCATAGTTTTTTTCCTCTTTATTGAGATTTATGCCTATCAGGCTTTAAAAACATTAACCCGAAATAACTGGGTAATAATTTTATATTTTGTTATCACGGCTGCGGTTTTGGGAAATTTCCTATATCAGTGGCTTGCACCGGTAGAAGGAAGTGTACTCACCGGGGCAAGAGGATATGCCTTTGGTTTTCTACTTTCGGTATTGCTATTTAAACTTATTCTTACCTTAATTATGTTTGGGGAAGATATTTTTAGAATGGGTGTAGGGGGATATGAAAAATTATCTTCTTCTAAAGGAAATTTCTCCCTGCCATCACGTAGAAAATTTTTGAGTCAGTTGGCTATGGGACTCGCGGCAATTCCTTTGGCGTCGGTTTTATATGGAATGTACCAGGGAAAGTATAATTTTAAAGTTTTACGTTATACTCTTTATTTTGAAGATTTACCAGATGCTTTTGATGGTTACCGATTAAGCCAGATTAGCGATGTTCACAGTGGCAGTTTTGACAATGAAAACAAGATTAAATACGGCGTAGATCTACTCAACGAACAGGAAAGCGATATGGTGGTTTTTACGGGTGATCTCGTGAATAATGAAGCTTCAGAAATGGAGCCTTGGAAAGAAATGTTCGGACAAATTAAGGCGAAAGACGGGGTTTATTCCATCCTCGGAAATCACGATTACGGCGATTATAAAAATTGGAATTCTTCTGAAGAGAAAAAACAAAACCTGGATACTTTAAAAGAAACCCACGCCAAAATGGGCTGGCAGCTTTTGCTTAATGAACACAAATTTATTGAGCGAAATGGTGAGAAAATTGCTTTGGTGGGCGTTGAAAACTGGGGTGCCGGCGGATTTAAAAAAGAAGGCGATCTCGATAAAGCAGGAGCGGGCTTAAGCGAAAAAGATTTTAAAGTTTTATTGAGTCACGATCCTTCTTACTGGCAGGAGAAAATTAAAAACGACAAAAAAAATTATCATTTAACACTTAGCGGGCATACCCACGGAATGCAGTTTGGGATTGAAATTCCCGGCTGGTTTAAATGGAGCCCTGTACAATATCGTTACCAAAACTGGGCAGGAATATATGAGGAATTTGGGCGTTATATTAACGTAAACCGCGGATTTGGGTATTTGGCTTTTCCCGGTCGTGTGGGAATTTGGCCCGAAATAAGTGTAATTGAACTCAAAAAAGGCTCAAAACCTGCATAA
- a CDS encoding N(4)-(beta-N-acetylglucosaminyl)-L-asparaginase → MKRRNFIKAAGIAGAGAGLLPGSLNLNAATFRKEKKPTPICIATWNFHEASKTAGELLYKGTSALDAVEQGVRIEEANLKNTTVGNGGAPDRDGNVTLDACIMAPSGDCGSVVYLKEIEHPVSVARKVMEETPHVMLAGEGALQFAIQQGFQQKNLFTKESEKAWKEWLKDKEYKPIINIENHDTIGMLCLDDKGDIAGACTTSGLAYKMNGRIGDSPIIGAGLYLDNEIGGAVATGMGEVIMKSVGSFLIVELMRQGKSPQEACEIAVQRIIKQNPNYKDFQAAFIALSKNGEIGSYCIHEGFSYVKFQDRKNTNTPSKSYL, encoded by the coding sequence ATGAAACGAAGAAATTTTATAAAAGCTGCCGGAATTGCGGGAGCAGGCGCCGGGCTGTTGCCGGGAAGCCTAAATTTAAACGCCGCAACATTTAGAAAAGAGAAAAAACCTACACCTATTTGTATTGCCACCTGGAATTTTCACGAAGCCAGTAAAACTGCAGGGGAACTTCTATATAAAGGAACTTCAGCTTTAGATGCCGTAGAACAAGGTGTTAGAATTGAAGAAGCCAATCTTAAAAATACTACGGTTGGAAATGGCGGCGCACCAGACCGTGATGGCAATGTAACTTTAGACGCGTGTATTATGGCACCTTCGGGAGACTGCGGCAGTGTAGTCTATTTAAAAGAAATTGAACACCCGGTTTCAGTCGCTAGAAAAGTTATGGAAGAAACTCCGCACGTAATGCTGGCAGGAGAAGGCGCTTTACAATTTGCTATTCAACAAGGATTTCAACAAAAAAATCTATTTACTAAAGAATCGGAAAAAGCCTGGAAAGAATGGCTTAAAGATAAAGAATACAAACCCATTATTAATATTGAAAACCATGATACCATAGGGATGCTTTGCCTTGACGACAAGGGTGATATTGCCGGGGCCTGTACTACTTCTGGCCTGGCCTATAAAATGAACGGCCGTATAGGGGATTCTCCAATAATTGGCGCAGGCTTGTACCTGGACAACGAAATTGGTGGTGCAGTTGCCACGGGAATGGGAGAAGTAATTATGAAAAGTGTGGGAAGTTTTCTTATTGTTGAATTAATGCGGCAGGGGAAAAGTCCACAGGAAGCTTGTGAAATCGCCGTGCAAAGAATTATTAAACAAAACCCCAATTACAAAGATTTTCAGGCGGCATTTATAGCGTTAAGCAAAAACGGAGAGATAGGTTCTTATTGCATTCACGAAGGCTTTTCGTATGTTAAATTCCAGGATAGAAAAAACACAAATACACCCAGTAAATCTTATCTATAA
- the cphA gene encoding cyanophycin synthetase, whose protein sequence is MKIREINAMRGPNYWSVRRHKLIVMVLDLEDMEQKPTNKVPGFNERIKAMFPSMYEHRCSEGCPGGFFMRVDDGTWMGHVIEHIALEIQTLAGMDVGFGRTRGYGEDGVYNVVFNYLEENAGRFAAESAVRICEALIAGTDYNLEADLQEMRELRESERLGPSTGSIVEEAASRGIPWIRLNQYSLCQLGYGANQKKIHATVTSQTSSIGVELACDKEDTKYLLEQAEVLVPKGRIIRTERELKKAIKEIGFPVVTKPIDGNHGRGISVDINTIEAAVIGFKAAKKVSSSVIVESFIIGDDYRLLVINHKLVAAAKRTPAHVIGDGKSSIQELIDEVNSDPRRGYGHEKVLTMITVNDLTKSIIQSYGYTLETVVKKGEQVILKDTANLSTGGTSEDVTDMVHPANIFMAERISKIIDLDICGIDLMTTDISKPLEETNGAVIEVNAGPGFRMHLAPSNGIPRNVAANVVDMLFPPGTSARIPIIAVTGTNGKTTTTRLIAHMLKMKGHRVGYTTSDGVYIQNRMLMKGDCTGPSSAEFVLRDPTVDYAVLECARGGLLRAGLGFHKCDVGIVTNVTGDHLGLKGIHSIEQLARVKGVLPETVVKEGYAILNADDELVFNMSKSVESNVALFSMDENNIHIKAMAAKGGLSAIYENGYITICKGDWKLRIIKAVNVPLTYGGKAAFMIQNVLPAVLTAYVRGFSIEDIKVSLETFIPSPGQTPGRLNLFEFEDFQVLIDYAHNPAGLRALKDMVAKMEAKTKVGIIAGVGDRRDQDTREIGSIAAEMFDEIIIRQDKNLRGKQADEIIKILKDGIQENNPKKKISVISSEKEAITHAINQAKEGSLIVMCSDMVLETLDLVMKLKEKEASKLYGL, encoded by the coding sequence ATGAAGATACGGGAGATAAATGCCATGCGAGGTCCTAATTACTGGTCGGTTAGGCGACATAAATTAATAGTAATGGTCCTGGATCTTGAAGATATGGAACAGAAGCCTACCAATAAGGTGCCTGGTTTTAATGAACGAATCAAGGCAATGTTTCCCAGTATGTATGAGCATAGATGTTCTGAAGGATGCCCAGGAGGGTTTTTTATGCGGGTAGATGATGGTACCTGGATGGGGCACGTTATTGAACATATTGCCTTAGAAATTCAAACCCTTGCAGGAATGGATGTGGGGTTTGGAAGAACACGGGGTTATGGCGAAGATGGCGTTTACAATGTGGTTTTTAATTATTTAGAAGAAAATGCGGGAAGATTTGCTGCTGAAAGTGCGGTACGAATTTGCGAAGCTCTTATAGCAGGAACTGACTACAACCTGGAAGCCGATTTGCAGGAAATGCGAGAACTTAGAGAATCTGAAAGACTTGGGCCAAGTACAGGTTCTATAGTAGAGGAAGCGGCCAGCCGTGGTATTCCGTGGATTAGATTAAACCAATATTCTTTATGCCAGTTGGGTTATGGTGCAAATCAGAAAAAAATTCACGCTACCGTAACTAGCCAAACCAGTAGTATAGGCGTAGAATTGGCTTGTGATAAAGAGGATACTAAATATCTATTGGAACAGGCCGAGGTGTTGGTTCCTAAAGGAAGGATTATACGTACCGAAAGAGAACTTAAAAAAGCGATAAAAGAGATAGGCTTTCCGGTGGTTACCAAACCTATAGATGGCAATCACGGTCGTGGAATTAGCGTTGATATTAATACAATAGAAGCTGCTGTAATAGGTTTTAAAGCGGCTAAAAAAGTTTCAAGTTCAGTAATCGTAGAGAGTTTTATTATTGGTGATGATTATAGGTTGTTAGTAATAAACCACAAACTGGTAGCGGCGGCAAAACGTACTCCAGCCCATGTAATTGGTGATGGGAAATCCAGTATTCAGGAATTAATAGATGAAGTGAATAGCGATCCCAGGAGAGGTTATGGGCACGAGAAAGTGCTTACCATGATTACGGTAAACGATCTTACCAAAAGTATTATCCAATCTTATGGGTATACCCTGGAAACGGTAGTGAAAAAAGGAGAACAGGTTATTTTAAAAGATACCGCTAATTTAAGTACTGGTGGAACTTCAGAAGATGTTACCGATATGGTGCATCCCGCCAATATTTTTATGGCTGAAAGAATTTCAAAAATAATAGACCTGGATATTTGCGGAATCGACCTGATGACTACCGATATTAGCAAACCTCTGGAAGAAACCAATGGTGCGGTAATAGAAGTAAATGCGGGCCCTGGTTTTAGAATGCACCTTGCACCTTCAAATGGAATTCCAAGAAATGTGGCGGCAAACGTAGTGGATATGCTTTTTCCTCCGGGAACAAGTGCCAGAATTCCTATAATAGCAGTAACCGGTACCAACGGCAAAACCACTACCACCAGGCTTATTGCCCATATGCTTAAGATGAAAGGTCACCGTGTGGGATACACCACCAGTGATGGCGTGTATATTCAAAACCGAATGTTGATGAAGGGCGATTGCACGGGGCCATCCAGTGCAGAGTTTGTATTGCGGGATCCTACGGTAGATTATGCTGTACTGGAATGTGCTCGTGGCGGACTTTTAAGAGCCGGACTCGGATTTCATAAATGTGACGTGGGGATTGTAACCAACGTTACAGGAGATCATCTTGGGCTAAAAGGAATACACAGTATTGAACAGTTAGCTCGAGTTAAGGGAGTGCTTCCGGAAACGGTAGTGAAAGAAGGATATGCCATATTGAATGCTGACGATGAGCTGGTATTTAATATGAGTAAAAGTGTAGAAAGCAATGTGGCCCTGTTTTCTATGGATGAAAATAACATCCATATAAAAGCGATGGCTGCAAAAGGTGGGTTGTCTGCTATTTATGAAAATGGCTATATCACTATTTGCAAGGGCGATTGGAAATTAAGGATTATAAAAGCGGTAAATGTGCCATTAACTTACGGTGGCAAAGCTGCTTTTATGATCCAGAATGTTTTGCCGGCGGTACTTACTGCTTATGTAAGAGGTTTTAGTATTGAAGACATTAAAGTCTCTTTAGAAACTTTTATACCCTCTCCCGGGCAAACTCCGGGAAGGCTCAATTTATTTGAATTTGAAGACTTCCAGGTTTTAATAGATTATGCCCATAACCCTGCAGGTTTGAGAGCTTTAAAAGATATGGTAGCGAAAATGGAAGCCAAAACTAAAGTAGGGATAATTGCCGGGGTGGGAGACAGGCGCGACCAGGATACCCGGGAGATTGGAAGTATTGCTGCTGAAATGTTTGATGAAATTATAATTAGGCAGGATAAGAATTTAAGGGGCAAACAGGCTGATGAGATTATAAAAATACTGAAAGACGGGATTCAGGAGAATAATCCCAAAAAGAAAATAAGTGTCATATCTTCGGAAAAAGAAGCCATCACCCATGCCATTAATCAGGCAAAAGAAGGCAGCCTAATAGTAATGTGCAGCGATATGGTTTTAGAAACGCTTGATCTTGTGATGAAGTTAAAAGAAAAAGAGGCCAGTAAATTATATGGTCTTTAA
- a CDS encoding cyanophycinase, which produces MIKGTLIPIGGNEDKGFHRADRFRLDYISQGILSRVVYESGGNSSRILIITTASGIPEEVGQSYLDAFERLGCNNVSHLYIGSKEEANSEENLNLLKEADCVMFSGGNQYKITRNIKGTLFHDLLTKRYHEENFVLAGTSAGAMCMSKEMITGGSSKESFIKGAIKLREGLNLIPQLIIDTHFIQRGRFGRLSEAVARFPELIGFGLAEDTGIVIKNGNECDIIGSGMVIVFDPGKLKHNNFARLKEGTPLTMTNLITHVLSDGDSYYLKEREIRVMASSKSFIE; this is translated from the coding sequence ATGATTAAAGGAACTTTAATACCCATTGGCGGAAATGAAGATAAAGGCTTCCATAGAGCAGACCGATTTAGACTGGATTACATAAGCCAGGGAATTCTCTCTCGTGTAGTTTACGAAAGTGGCGGAAATAGCTCACGAATACTCATAATCACTACAGCTTCTGGCATACCTGAAGAAGTAGGACAAAGCTATCTGGATGCTTTTGAAAGGTTGGGCTGTAATAATGTATCCCACCTTTATATAGGCTCAAAAGAAGAAGCAAATTCTGAAGAAAATTTAAACTTGCTGAAAGAAGCAGATTGTGTGATGTTTTCTGGCGGAAATCAATATAAAATCACCAGAAATATTAAAGGAACCCTTTTTCACGATTTACTTACAAAACGTTACCACGAAGAAAACTTTGTACTGGCAGGAACCAGTGCTGGCGCTATGTGTATGTCTAAAGAAATGATAACCGGCGGTAGCAGTAAAGAATCTTTTATTAAAGGCGCGATTAAATTGCGGGAGGGACTTAACCTTATTCCTCAACTTATTATAGACACTCACTTTATACAACGCGGACGCTTTGGAAGATTATCTGAAGCTGTAGCCAGATTCCCCGAACTTATTGGTTTTGGACTGGCGGAAGACACCGGCATTGTTATTAAAAATGGAAACGAATGCGACATTATTGGTTCGGGAATGGTGATTGTTTTTGATCCCGGAAAACTGAAACACAATAACTTCGCAAGGCTTAAAGAAGGAACCCCCTTAACTATGACGAACCTTATTACCCACGTACTTTCAGATGGAGATAGTTATTATCTAAAAGAACGGGAAATTAGGGTGATGGCTTCTTCTAAGAGTTTTATTGAATAA
- a CDS encoding isoaspartyl peptidase/L-asparaginase family protein, whose amino-acid sequence MKKIALAIHGGAGTLLKGMMTAEKEVSYKKTLEAAITAGYNILEHNGNSVDAVVEALKLLEDSPLFNAGKGSVFTNAGTHEMDAAIMNGGNLEAGAVSLISGIKNPVLLAKDIMEKSEHVFLAGTGAMDYAELLGYKLEPEDYFYDEFRFQQWQEIKNSGNFQLDHSVKKDSKFGTVGAVACDFEGNLAAATSTGGMTNKKFGRIGDSSMIGAGTYANNKTCAVSCTGSGEFFIRAVVAYDVSCLMEFKGLSLKEATEEVVQNRLLSIGGDGGLIAIDAEGNIAMPFNTEGMYRASIDTQGNKNIAIYK is encoded by the coding sequence GTGAAAAAAATAGCATTGGCAATTCACGGCGGCGCAGGTACTTTATTAAAAGGAATGATGACTGCGGAAAAAGAGGTTTCCTATAAAAAAACATTGGAAGCAGCGATCACCGCTGGATACAATATTCTTGAACATAACGGAAATTCGGTAGATGCAGTTGTTGAAGCTTTAAAATTGCTGGAAGATTCTCCTCTTTTTAATGCTGGAAAAGGCAGTGTTTTTACAAACGCTGGTACGCACGAAATGGACGCGGCGATAATGAATGGTGGCAATCTTGAAGCTGGGGCGGTTTCTTTAATTAGCGGAATTAAAAATCCGGTGTTGCTGGCCAAAGATATTATGGAAAAAAGTGAACACGTCTTCCTTGCTGGAACCGGTGCCATGGATTATGCTGAATTATTAGGCTATAAATTGGAGCCTGAAGATTATTTTTATGATGAATTTAGGTTTCAGCAATGGCAGGAAATTAAGAATTCTGGGAATTTTCAATTAGACCACAGTGTAAAAAAAGATTCCAAATTCGGAACGGTGGGTGCCGTGGCCTGCGATTTTGAAGGCAATCTTGCCGCAGCAACTTCTACCGGGGGAATGACCAACAAAAAATTTGGCAGAATTGGTGATAGCTCGATGATTGGTGCAGGAACTTACGCCAACAATAAAACCTGTGCTGTTTCCTGTACCGGTAGCGGCGAATTCTTTATTCGCGCTGTGGTAGCCTACGATGTTTCCTGCCTTATGGAATTTAAAGGTTTAAGCCTAAAAGAAGCTACAGAAGAAGTAGTACAAAACCGACTTTTATCCATCGGTGGCGATGGGGGTTTAATTGCCATAGATGCTGAAGGAAATATTGCCATGCCTTTTAATACTGAAGGAATGTACCGTGCCAGTATAGACACACAAGGGAATAAAAACATAGCAATTTATAAGTAA
- the polA gene encoding DNA polymerase I, giving the protein MAAQKRLFLLDAYALIFRGYYAFIKNPRINSKGFDTSAIMGFTNSLFDVIRREKPDHLAVCFDKEGSKVRTEMFTEYKANRDATPEPIKEAIPIIQDILNAMHIPVVVLPGCEADDIIGTLAQQAEKENYQVFMVTPDKDFAQLVTENIFMYRPARMGNGIEIWGIPEVQKKFGVERPAQVIDFLGMMGDAVDNIPGLPGVGEKTAKKFLKQFGSMEELLANTDQLKGKMKEKVESHAEQGILSKKLAAILTDCDVKFHAEDYELSQPDADKVQEIFDELEFRRLKDQFIKLFSGEEEKQQTQVTNSPTAKKASQTAGEGQFSLFSGDDSEKIEASSGGRKSLKDTAHVYQSLNTKMARQMFLQNLMKQSSVCVDTETTSLNALEAELVGIAFSWETGKGFYLPFPEEREKVQELIEELRPFFEDEKIEKIGQNLKYDIKVLAKYNIEIKGKLFDTMIAHYLINPDMRHNMDILAETYLNYSPQPISELIGKKGKNQKSMRDVPVEEQTEYGVEDADVTLQLKKFFEQELKEAETRKLFDEIEIPLVRVLAAMELEGIKLDENFLKSLSDALDSDIKDLEQSIYKEAGEEFKISSPKQLGLILFEKMELVKKPKKTKTGQYSTSEDVLSYLVKEHKIVEDVLMYRALVKLQNTYVDSLPNQVQKATGRIHTDYVQTIAATGRLSSNNPNLQNIPIRTERGRQVRKAFVPRDENHILLAADYSQIELRIIAALSQEDNMMKAFKNGKDIHASTAAQVFNVNIDEVTREQRSNAKTVNFGIIYGVSAFGLSNQTNLSRAEAKELIDTYYKTYPKLTGYIADQVAFARENGYVQTILGRRRYLKDINSQNAVVRGAAERNAVNAPIQGSAADIIKLAMINIYRKLSEGKFKTKMLLQVHDELVFDAHKDEVEEVKKMIQYEMENAYKLEVPLDVELGEGNNWLEAH; this is encoded by the coding sequence ATGGCAGCTCAAAAACGCTTATTTTTACTGGACGCTTACGCACTTATATTTCGTGGTTATTATGCTTTTATTAAAAATCCCAGGATAAACTCCAAAGGTTTTGACACCTCGGCAATAATGGGTTTCACCAACTCACTTTTTGATGTAATTAGGCGCGAAAAACCAGATCATCTTGCCGTTTGTTTTGATAAGGAAGGTAGCAAGGTAAGAACAGAAATGTTTACCGAATATAAAGCCAATCGAGATGCCACTCCAGAGCCCATAAAAGAGGCAATTCCTATTATCCAGGATATTTTAAATGCCATGCACATCCCAGTGGTGGTGTTACCCGGCTGTGAAGCCGATGATATTATTGGAACGCTCGCACAACAAGCTGAAAAAGAAAACTACCAGGTTTTTATGGTGACTCCAGATAAAGATTTTGCTCAATTGGTAACCGAAAATATCTTTATGTACCGTCCGGCAAGAATGGGTAACGGTATTGAAATTTGGGGTATTCCCGAAGTTCAAAAGAAATTTGGAGTGGAACGTCCCGCGCAGGTAATCGATTTTCTTGGAATGATGGGCGACGCCGTAGATAATATTCCCGGACTTCCGGGAGTAGGCGAGAAAACTGCTAAAAAATTCCTAAAGCAATTTGGAAGTATGGAAGAGCTGCTGGCAAATACTGACCAGTTAAAAGGAAAGATGAAAGAAAAAGTAGAAAGTCACGCGGAGCAGGGTATTCTTTCTAAAAAACTTGCCGCCATTCTTACCGATTGTGATGTGAAATTTCACGCTGAAGATTATGAACTTTCCCAACCTGATGCCGATAAAGTTCAGGAGATATTTGATGAGCTTGAATTTAGAAGACTTAAAGATCAATTTATAAAGCTATTTAGCGGTGAGGAAGAAAAACAGCAAACCCAGGTCACCAATTCTCCAACTGCCAAAAAAGCTTCTCAAACAGCCGGGGAAGGTCAATTCTCACTGTTTTCCGGAGATGATTCAGAAAAAATTGAAGCCAGTTCTGGCGGAAGAAAATCCTTAAAAGATACCGCTCACGTTTACCAGTCCCTGAATACAAAAATGGCGAGGCAAATGTTTCTTCAGAATTTAATGAAGCAAAGCAGTGTTTGCGTGGATACCGAAACCACCAGCTTAAATGCTTTGGAAGCTGAGTTGGTTGGGATCGCTTTCTCCTGGGAAACCGGCAAAGGTTTTTACCTTCCTTTCCCCGAAGAACGTGAAAAAGTACAGGAACTTATTGAAGAATTAAGGCCCTTTTTTGAGGATGAAAAGATTGAAAAAATCGGGCAAAACCTTAAATATGACATCAAGGTTTTAGCAAAATATAATATCGAAATTAAAGGAAAGCTTTTCGATACCATGATCGCGCATTACCTGATTAATCCAGATATGCGCCATAATATGGATATACTTGCCGAGACTTATTTAAATTATAGTCCGCAGCCTATTTCAGAATTAATAGGAAAAAAAGGAAAGAATCAAAAGTCGATGCGGGATGTTCCGGTTGAAGAGCAAACCGAATACGGTGTAGAAGATGCCGATGTTACCCTTCAGCTTAAAAAATTCTTTGAGCAGGAATTAAAGGAAGCAGAAACCCGAAAGCTTTTTGATGAAATTGAAATTCCGTTGGTTAGAGTGCTTGCCGCAATGGAACTGGAAGGCATAAAATTAGACGAAAATTTCCTGAAATCCCTTTCTGATGCACTGGATAGTGACATTAAAGATTTGGAGCAAAGCATTTATAAGGAAGCGGGAGAAGAATTTAAAATCAGCTCTCCAAAACAATTAGGACTTATCCTTTTTGAAAAAATGGAATTGGTTAAAAAGCCAAAAAAGACCAAAACGGGACAATATTCTACCAGTGAAGATGTACTTTCTTATCTGGTAAAAGAACACAAGATCGTAGAAGACGTATTAATGTATCGCGCTTTGGTAAAATTGCAAAATACTTATGTAGATTCTCTACCAAATCAGGTACAAAAAGCAACCGGAAGAATTCATACCGATTACGTGCAAACTATTGCAGCTACGGGAAGATTGAGTTCCAACAATCCTAACCTTCAAAATATTCCGATAAGAACTGAGCGTGGTCGCCAGGTGAGAAAAGCTTTTGTTCCGCGGGACGAAAATCATATTTTACTTGCTGCCGATTATTCTCAAATTGAATTACGAATTATCGCGGCGCTTAGTCAGGAAGATAATATGATGAAAGCCTTCAAGAATGGCAAGGATATTCACGCTTCTACCGCAGCCCAGGTTTTTAATGTGAATATAGATGAAGTAACCCGTGAGCAAAGGAGCAACGCTAAAACGGTGAATTTCGGAATTATTTATGGCGTTTCGGCCTTTGGATTGAGTAATCAGACCAATTTATCTCGAGCGGAAGCAAAAGAACTTATTGACACCTATTATAAAACCTACCCTAAACTAACCGGCTACATTGCCGATCAGGTAGCCTTTGCCAGGGAGAACGGTTATGTGCAAACTATTTTAGGCAGAAGGCGATATTTGAAAGACATCAATTCACAAAATGCAGTGGTGCGTGGCGCCGCAGAAAGAAATGCGGTAAACGCACCTATACAGGGAAGCGCAGCAGATATTATTAAGTTAGCGATGATTAATATTTACAGGAAATTATCTGAAGGAAAGTTTAAGACCAAAATGTTACTTCAGGTACACGATGAATTGGTTTTTGATGCCCATAAAGATGAAGTTGAAGAAGTGAAGAAAATGATCCAGTACGAAATGGAAAACGCTTACAAACTGGAAGTTCCTTTAGATGTAGAATTAGGAGAAGGCAATAACTGGCTGGAAGCGCATTAG
- the rplM gene encoding 50S ribosomal protein L13 — translation MDTLSYKTVSANKATVTKEWVHVDAEGQTLGRLSSKVAKLLRGKHKPNFTPHVDCGDNVIVTNAEKINLTGKKWDSKEYIRHTGYPGGQKSLTAAELFEKGPERLIEKSVKGMLPKNKLGADLFRNLKVYAGTDHDHTAQKPKTINLNDLK, via the coding sequence GTGGACACATTAAGCTACAAAACAGTATCAGCCAACAAGGCTACCGTGACCAAAGAATGGGTACACGTAGATGCTGAAGGACAGACGTTGGGCCGCCTATCATCTAAAGTAGCCAAGCTACTAAGAGGTAAGCACAAACCTAACTTCACCCCGCACGTTGATTGTGGTGATAACGTAATTGTTACCAACGCAGAAAAGATCAACTTAACCGGTAAGAAATGGGATTCGAAAGAATACATTCGTCATACTGGCTACCCGGGTGGACAAAAAAGTCTAACAGCCGCTGAATTATTCGAAAAAGGTCCTGAGCGACTTATCGAAAAATCAGTAAAAGGAATGCTACCAAAAAACAAACTTGGAGCAGACCTATTTAGAAATTTAAAGGTTTACGCAGGAACAGATCACGATCATACTGCACAAAAACCTAAAACTATTAACTTAAACGATCTTAAGTAA
- the rpsI gene encoding 30S ribosomal protein S9 — protein sequence MEVIHKIGRRKTAVARVYVSEGSGKFSVNKKDLKDYFTTGPLLYKVNQALNLTGNDDNFDIIANVYGGGITGQAEAIRLALARAMVELDAENRAVLKPEGLMTRDPRMVERKKFGQKKARKKFQFSKR from the coding sequence ATGGAGGTTATTCACAAAATTGGCCGTAGAAAAACGGCGGTTGCGCGTGTTTACGTTTCTGAAGGAAGCGGAAAATTTAGCGTTAACAAAAAAGACCTTAAAGACTACTTTACCACAGGTCCTTTACTTTACAAAGTAAACCAGGCCCTTAACCTTACCGGTAATGACGATAACTTCGACATTATTGCTAATGTTTACGGTGGTGGAATTACAGGACAGGCAGAAGCTATTCGTCTTGCACTTGCAAGAGCAATGGTAGAACTGGATGCAGAGAACAGAGCGGTGTTAAAGCCAGAAGGTTTAATGACCAGAGACCCAAGAATGGTAGAGCGTAAGAAGTTTGGACAGAAGAAAGCTCGTAAGAAATTTCAATTCTCTAAACGTTAA